The following are from one region of the Hydrogenimonas sp. SS33 genome:
- the hisIE gene encoding bifunctional phosphoribosyl-AMP cyclohydrolase/phosphoribosyl-ATP diphosphatase HisIE, which yields MGEGVMKIDWEKTPLVPVVVQDADTKEVLMLAYMNEEAFNLSRETGYAHYYSRSRKRLWKKGESSGHVQEIVRMLLDCDADTLLLLVHQHGVACHTGRKSCFFTDVQKAETISEPTVDTAAAYGVVDTLYHTILERRNADPETSYTAKLLQGKENSMLKKIVEEAGEFCFAVKDDDEEEIVYEAADLAYHVLVALGKKEISPDRIRRELARRFGISGIEEKKSRKES from the coding sequence ATGGGTGAAGGGGTGATGAAGATCGACTGGGAGAAGACGCCTCTCGTGCCGGTCGTCGTACAGGATGCCGATACCAAAGAGGTGCTGATGCTCGCCTACATGAACGAAGAGGCGTTCAATCTCAGCCGCGAAACCGGCTACGCCCACTACTACTCCCGAAGCCGAAAGCGGCTCTGGAAGAAGGGGGAGAGCAGCGGACACGTACAGGAGATTGTCCGGATGCTGCTCGACTGCGACGCCGACACGCTGCTGCTGCTCGTGCACCAGCACGGCGTGGCGTGCCATACCGGCCGCAAAAGCTGCTTCTTCACCGACGTTCAGAAGGCCGAAACCATCAGCGAACCGACGGTCGATACGGCGGCGGCCTACGGTGTCGTCGACACCCTCTACCACACGATTCTGGAGCGACGAAATGCCGATCCCGAAACCTCCTACACCGCCAAACTCCTGCAGGGCAAAGAGAATTCAATGCTCAAGAAGATCGTCGAGGAGGCGGGGGAGTTCTGCTTCGCCGTCAAGGACGACGACGAGGAGGAGATCGTCTACGAAGCGGCGGACCTGGCCTACCACGTGCTGGTGGCACTCGGAAAAAAAGAGATCTCTCCCGACCGTATCCGCCGGGAGTTGGCGCGGCGCTTC
- a CDS encoding prohibitin family protein, whose product MPADMNDYFNKQRNSGGGDSQPPKPPQFIQDFSKKATAIYVLIIIAALLIFFKPFVVINSGEVGILKTAGKFDPTPLRPGIHFFIPGIQDVIVVDTRVRIVNYKSNAGEGDFDRRGGVLIKPAIEVLDARGLPVNIELTVQYRLNPARAPQTIAEWGLNWEEKIINPVVRDVVRNVIGQYKAEELPVKRNEIALKIQNDIAKEIDKLEGKPVELVAVQLRAIILPQKIKDQIERVQIAKQEAERMKYEVLRAKQEAEKKAALARGTAEAKKIQAQGEADRIRIEAQAQAKANKLISDSLTPRLLQLKQIQVQGRFNEALKANKDAKIFLTPGGAVPNIWLDAKDKQRATSVAK is encoded by the coding sequence ATGCCGGCAGACATGAACGACTATTTCAACAAACAGCGCAACAGCGGCGGGGGCGACAGCCAGCCCCCCAAACCGCCCCAGTTCATCCAGGACTTCAGCAAAAAGGCGACCGCCATATACGTGCTCATCATCATCGCCGCCCTGCTGATCTTTTTCAAACCCTTCGTGGTCATCAACTCCGGCGAAGTGGGCATTCTCAAAACCGCCGGTAAATTCGACCCGACACCCCTGCGGCCGGGGATCCACTTCTTCATTCCCGGCATCCAGGACGTCATCGTCGTCGATACGCGTGTGCGCATCGTCAATTACAAATCGAATGCGGGAGAGGGAGATTTCGACCGCCGCGGCGGCGTGCTCATCAAACCCGCCATCGAGGTGCTCGACGCCAGGGGCCTGCCGGTCAACATCGAACTGACCGTCCAGTACCGCCTCAACCCCGCGAGAGCCCCCCAGACCATCGCGGAGTGGGGCCTCAACTGGGAGGAGAAGATCATCAACCCCGTCGTCCGCGACGTGGTACGCAACGTCATCGGGCAGTACAAAGCGGAGGAGCTTCCCGTCAAACGTAACGAGATCGCCCTGAAAATCCAGAACGACATCGCCAAAGAGATCGACAAACTCGAAGGCAAACCGGTGGAACTGGTAGCGGTACAGCTTCGTGCCATCATTCTTCCCCAGAAGATCAAGGACCAGATCGAACGGGTCCAGATCGCCAAGCAGGAGGCGGAGCGGATGAAGTACGAAGTGCTCCGCGCCAAACAGGAGGCGGAAAAGAAAGCGGCACTGGCACGGGGTACCGCGGAAGCGAAAAAGATCCAGGCCCAGGGGGAGGCGGACCGCATCCGCATCGAGGCCCAGGCCCAGGCCAAAGCCAACAAACTCATCAGCGATTCCCTGACCCCCAGGCTCCTTCAGTTGAAGCAGATCCAGGTCCAGGGGCGCTTTAACGAAGCGCTCAAAGCCAACAAAGACGCCAAAATCTTCCTGACACCCGGCGGCGCCGTCCCCAACATCTGGCTCGATGCCAAGGACAAACAGCGCGCCACCTCGGTCGCGAAGTAA
- a CDS encoding branched-chain amino acid transaminase, with amino-acid sequence MKQADTIWMNGKLVPWDEAKVHVLTHTLHYGNGVFEGTRAYKTDKGLAIFRLRDHTKRLLNSAKITMIKSPYTLEELEAAQLQLLRENRFEGNVYIRPIIYLGYGVMGLYHVNAPVETAIAAWEWGSYLGDEGLEKGIRVKISSFARNSVKSTMGKAKAVANYLNSQMAKFEALEAGYEEALLLDDEGFVAEGSGECFFIVRDGEIITPPNDNSLESITQATVIELARKMGYTVTHRRITRDEVYIADEAFFTGTAAEVTPVREVDARIIGEGHRGPVTEALQKAYFDVVYGRNKDFEHYLTYVS; translated from the coding sequence ATGAAACAAGCCGATACCATCTGGATGAACGGCAAACTCGTCCCCTGGGACGAAGCCAAAGTCCATGTTCTGACCCACACCCTCCACTACGGCAACGGGGTCTTCGAAGGGACCCGCGCCTACAAAACCGACAAGGGGCTGGCGATTTTCCGCCTCCGCGACCATACGAAGCGGCTCCTCAACTCCGCCAAGATCACGATGATCAAGAGCCCCTACACCCTAGAAGAGCTCGAAGCCGCCCAGCTGCAGCTGCTGCGGGAGAACCGTTTCGAAGGCAACGTCTACATCCGCCCCATTATCTACCTGGGCTACGGCGTCATGGGGCTCTACCACGTCAACGCCCCCGTCGAAACGGCCATCGCCGCGTGGGAATGGGGCAGCTACCTGGGCGACGAAGGGCTGGAAAAGGGCATCCGCGTCAAGATCAGCTCTTTCGCGCGCAATTCGGTCAAATCGACGATGGGCAAGGCCAAAGCGGTCGCCAACTACCTCAACTCCCAGATGGCCAAATTCGAGGCGCTGGAAGCGGGGTACGAAGAGGCGCTGCTGCTCGACGACGAAGGCTTCGTCGCCGAAGGGAGCGGCGAATGCTTCTTCATCGTCCGCGACGGGGAGATCATCACGCCCCCCAACGACAACAGCCTGGAGAGCATCACCCAGGCGACCGTCATCGAACTGGCCCGGAAAATGGGGTACACGGTGACCCACCGCCGCATCACCCGGGACGAAGTCTACATCGCCGACGAAGCCTTCTTCACCGGTACCGCGGCGGAAGTGACCCCCGTGCGCGAAGTGGACGCCCGCATCATCGGCGAAGGGCACCGCGGGCCCGTCACCGAAGCGCTACAGAAGGCCTATTTCGACGTAGTCTACGGACGGAACAAAGATTTCGAACACTACCTCACCTATGTTTCTTGA
- a CDS encoding aldehyde dehydrogenase family protein, with protein MIDAKIFMGSTPVEGGKRVQRRSPYDGRVVSTCPECSKEDARAALKVAQKAFEATKKTPLAQRIAWLEDVATRIESRKETFAMAITDEIGKPIAFSRVEVARCVETIRLTAHALTHLRGETIPTDATPSGKEATAFWRRVPAGVAVAITPFNFPLNLAAHKLAPALGAGCSVVLKPTPEAPGVGYLLAKAFIESPHAVPDALSLVYGDAEVGSALVGSDIPRVISFTGSVPVGNIITKTAGIKKVSLELGGNAATFVEKSADIAHAAARCAFGAFVNSGQVCISLQRIYVDAAVYDTFAEAIARETKKLKVGSPYDEETFMGPLINEEAVERAMNWVESAKKAGARVVAGGEVVEGIFAPTVMADVTDDMPIVCEEVFAPIVSLVKVAHFDEAVRKMNDSPYGLQFSIFTNDLKLARRAVDAFECGGIVVNDVPTVRFDIQPYGGMKLSGIGREGPQFALEEFTEIQSVVIF; from the coding sequence ATGATCGACGCGAAAATTTTTATGGGTTCCACTCCGGTGGAGGGCGGGAAACGGGTGCAGAGACGATCTCCCTACGACGGGCGGGTCGTCTCCACCTGTCCGGAGTGTTCGAAGGAGGATGCCCGGGCGGCGTTAAAGGTGGCCCAAAAGGCGTTCGAAGCCACTAAAAAAACGCCGTTGGCGCAGCGGATCGCCTGGCTCGAGGATGTGGCGACGCGTATCGAGAGCCGGAAGGAGACCTTCGCCATGGCCATCACCGACGAAATCGGCAAACCGATCGCCTTCAGCCGGGTCGAGGTGGCACGCTGCGTGGAGACGATCCGCCTGACGGCCCATGCCCTGACCCACCTGCGCGGTGAGACGATCCCCACCGACGCCACCCCCAGCGGAAAGGAGGCGACCGCATTCTGGCGCCGGGTCCCCGCCGGGGTCGCCGTCGCCATCACCCCTTTCAACTTTCCTCTCAACCTGGCGGCCCACAAGCTGGCGCCGGCGCTGGGTGCGGGCTGCAGCGTCGTGCTCAAGCCTACCCCCGAAGCGCCGGGGGTCGGGTATCTGCTGGCGAAGGCATTCATCGAAAGCCCCCATGCCGTGCCCGATGCCCTCAGCCTCGTCTACGGTGACGCGGAGGTGGGAAGCGCCCTGGTAGGCAGCGACATTCCCCGGGTCATCAGCTTCACCGGCAGCGTGCCCGTGGGCAACATCATCACCAAAACCGCCGGCATCAAGAAGGTGAGCCTGGAGCTTGGGGGCAACGCCGCCACCTTCGTCGAAAAAAGTGCCGACATCGCCCATGCCGCCGCCAGGTGCGCCTTTGGCGCCTTCGTCAACAGCGGGCAGGTCTGCATCTCTTTGCAGCGCATCTACGTCGATGCCGCCGTTTACGACACGTTCGCGGAAGCGATCGCCCGAGAGACGAAAAAGCTGAAAGTGGGCAGTCCCTACGACGAGGAGACCTTCATGGGGCCGCTTATCAACGAGGAGGCGGTCGAAAGGGCGATGAACTGGGTCGAAAGCGCCAAAAAAGCGGGGGCCAGGGTCGTCGCCGGCGGGGAGGTGGTTGAGGGTATCTTCGCCCCCACCGTCATGGCCGACGTTACCGACGACATGCCCATCGTCTGCGAAGAGGTCTTCGCCCCCATCGTCAGCCTGGTCAAAGTGGCGCATTTTGACGAAGCGGTCCGCAAGATGAACGACTCCCCCTACGGGCTGCAATTCTCCATCTTTACCAACGACCTGAAACTCGCCCGGCGTGCCGTCGACGCCTTCGAATGCGGCGGCATCGTCGTCAACGACGTCCCGACCGTCCGCTTCGACATCCAGCCCTACGGCGGCATGAAACTCAGCGGCATCGGCAGGGAGGGGCCGCAGTTCGCCCTCGAAGAGTTCACGGAGATTCAGTCGGTGGTGATTTTCTAG
- a CDS encoding type II toxin-antitoxin system Phd/YefM family antitoxin, which produces MKVVNYTNARNHLRRLIDEVVDGDEEVVITTKDDKTVVMIPFERYNLSWKQIKEDIAQSMRQIEEGELVSVDEAFEEAMRACRK; this is translated from the coding sequence GTGAAAGTGGTCAACTATACAAACGCGAGAAACCATCTCCGCAGACTCATCGACGAGGTGGTCGACGGCGATGAGGAGGTCGTCATCACGACGAAAGATGACAAGACGGTGGTGATGATCCCTTTCGAACGATACAACCTTTCCTGGAAACAGATAAAAGAGGATATCGCCCAATCGATGCGTCAAATCGAAGAGGGTGAGCTGGTTTCCGTCGACGAGGCTTTCGAGGAAGCGATGCGTGCCTGCCGAAAGTGA
- a CDS encoding type II toxin-antitoxin system RelE/ParE family toxin, which yields MPAESEFDAVFTKKAASRLAEAAAFVYEESGNPEVADRVLNDLKTCIVRMLGTFPRLGRPAPEFGHGIRKLVCRKFTVLYRIKKGKVIVMTLFRENLP from the coding sequence GTGCCTGCCGAAAGTGAGTTCGATGCCGTTTTTACGAAAAAGGCGGCGTCGCGGCTTGCGGAAGCGGCGGCATTCGTATATGAAGAGAGCGGGAATCCGGAAGTCGCCGATCGGGTTTTGAACGATTTGAAAACGTGTATTGTGCGTATGCTGGGAACCTTTCCCCGGCTTGGCCGCCCCGCGCCGGAATTTGGGCACGGCATACGGAAACTTGTGTGTCGAAAATTCACCGTACTTTATCGAATCAAAAAGGGAAAAGTGATCGTTATGACACTATTTAGGGAAAATCTACCGTGA
- the cas2 gene encoding CRISPR-associated endonuclease Cas2 — MFDLPTQTKKDRKRYRWLSRYLDKQGFIRLQYSVYAKVFNSLESAKYGKKRIKEFLHVNIPKGNVRMILFTDQQYGKMEIIVGKSSEQEKVEQKNLFDF, encoded by the coding sequence ATGTTCGATCTCCCCACCCAGACCAAGAAAGACCGCAAACGTTACCGCTGGCTTTCGCGTTACCTCGACAAGCAGGGCTTTATCCGCCTGCAATACTCCGTCTACGCCAAAGTTTTCAATTCGTTGGAATCCGCCAAATACGGAAAAAAGCGAATCAAGGAATTTTTACATGTCAATATACCGAAAGGAAACGTTCGTATGATTCTCTTTACCGACCAGCAGTATGGAAAGATGGAGATTATTGTTGGAAAGTCGTCCGAGCAGGAAAAAGTCGAACAAAAAAACCTTTTCGATTTTTAA
- the cas1 gene encoding type II CRISPR-associated endonuclease Cas1, which yields MAAWKTIRITKPCRLSIDNGNLVVEDDTMRVKLSLPDTDSIIFEGDRFTLSAKVLSALSRHKVATLFCDEYYMPTAILHPYHQSSLATETLKAQLSLPDELRDRLWQEIIRVKILNQSAVLKHFAKENAKLENYAEQIRPGDPYGAEAKSARLYWKELFDGLKREADSLDVRNQALNYAYAILRSLITRDLSAAGFLPALGLWHDNRYNAFNLSDDLMEPFRPIVDAAVYLLLPLYEEEYLSPEFKKAIISIFDSEYLIYEAGLSSLRTVSTRYIQGFKATVRSRNIERLHFPTIDFGALRECF from the coding sequence ATGGCCGCCTGGAAGACAATCCGCATCACTAAGCCCTGCCGGCTCAGTATCGACAACGGAAACCTCGTCGTCGAAGATGACACCATGAGGGTCAAACTCTCCCTGCCCGATACCGACAGCATCATCTTCGAGGGGGACCGTTTCACCCTCAGCGCCAAGGTCCTCTCCGCCCTCAGCAGGCACAAGGTAGCCACCCTCTTCTGCGACGAATACTATATGCCCACAGCGATCCTCCACCCCTATCATCAGAGCTCTCTGGCCACCGAAACCCTCAAGGCACAGCTCTCCCTGCCTGATGAGCTGCGCGATCGGCTCTGGCAGGAGATCATCCGGGTCAAGATCCTCAACCAGTCTGCCGTGTTGAAACACTTTGCCAAAGAGAATGCCAAACTCGAAAACTACGCCGAGCAGATCCGTCCGGGCGACCCCTACGGGGCCGAAGCCAAAAGCGCCCGCCTCTACTGGAAAGAGCTCTTCGACGGCCTCAAGCGCGAAGCCGACTCCCTCGACGTGCGCAACCAGGCTCTCAACTACGCCTACGCCATCTTACGTAGCCTCATCACACGTGACCTCAGCGCTGCAGGCTTCCTCCCCGCGCTGGGCCTCTGGCATGACAACCGCTACAATGCCTTCAATCTCAGCGACGATCTGATGGAACCCTTTCGACCCATCGTCGATGCTGCGGTCTATCTCCTTCTCCCACTCTACGAGGAGGAATACCTCAGCCCGGAGTTCAAAAAGGCCATTATCTCCATTTTCGACAGCGAATATCTGATCTATGAGGCGGGGCTCTCCTCCCTACGTACCGTCTCTACCCGCTATATTCAGGGGTTCAAAGCCACCGTCAGAAGCAGGAATATCGAGAGGCTCCATTTCCCCACCATCGATTTCGGGGCGCTACGTGAGTGCTTTTAG
- the cas9 gene encoding type II CRISPR RNA-guided endonuclease Cas9 (Cas9, originally named Csn1, is the large, multifunctional signature protein of type II CRISPR/Cas systems. It is well known even to general audiences because its RNA-guided endonuclease activity has made it a popular tool for custom editing of eukaryotic genomes.), protein MSKLILGVDLGITSFGYAILEKSGDNSYRCLDNSVIMRDSPYDEKSGESSQSTRATQRSMRTLIEKRKKRIRCVAQTMDRYGLLSYDRAMQVNSPQNNPIKNRWQLRAVDAWERALSPEELFAILAHMAKHRGYKSIATEDLIYELELELGLVEPENESGKSTDERRQVYNAIRHLEELRKRYGGETIAQTIHRAVEGGDLHSYRNHDDYEKMIRREEIEEEIEKIVLRQSELGAIELSGERISELIDDLKACITDQEMPTIDESLFGKCTFYKEETAAPKYSYLYDLYRLYKKLADLHIDGYDVTQQDRERIIKWVEEKIASGKNLKKITYKDLRKILGLSPDQKIFGQDDERIVKSKKEPRTFVPFFFLADISKFKELFARIQKQTEAQEIFRQIAEILQRSKTPQEALDRLRALMAAHGIDAKDRELLELFKNKKSGTLELSHRYICEALPLFLEGYDEKEVQKLLGFAESENYAHYPKSLRHLHLREGNLFEKEGNIINNHAVKSLASWALGLIADLSWRYGPFDEIILETTRDALPEKIRKEIEKAMREREKALDEIINQYKKEFPSIDKRLARKIQLWERQKGLDLYTGKMINLSQLLDGSADIEHIVPRSLGGLSADYNTIIALKSTNAAKGNRLPGDWLAGDSAYRNRVEMLFNEGRIDWKKRKNLLAESLDEIYTENTHSKGIRATSYLEALVAQVLKRYYPFPDPDLRSNGIGVRMIPGKVTSKTRSLLGVKSKSRETNFHHAEDALILSTLTRGWQNRLHRMLRENYGKSEAELKEVWKKHTPHIAGLTLADYIGEAYNRFRSKGPESLFYRDMFGDVRSVSYWVNKKPLSASSHKETVYSARHEVPTLRKNILESFEGLNVVKDRHKLSAEEFMKRYDKEISQKLWLHHIGNTNDESYRAVEARAAQIAQTLTRYQLMDAQNDKTIDEEFQQTLKDLIASPIEVGGKHLRKMRFVYDKLNAMEIDRGLVETDKNMLGIHISKGPKDKLHIRRMDVNNARELQKERSGLLCYLNEMLFIFNTKGLVHYGCLRSFLISNTGAKYIALFNPRFPANPKTQPPKYSTGSQIKQVSIGSATGIIKAHLDLDGHVKSYEVFGTLPDGAVDWFKEESGYGRLEDNPHH, encoded by the coding sequence ATGAGTAAATTAATTTTAGGTGTGGACTTAGGAATCACGTCTTTCGGTTACGCCATTTTAGAAAAGTCGGGAGACAACTCCTATCGCTGTCTTGACAACTCTGTCATTATGCGGGATAGCCCGTACGACGAGAAGAGCGGAGAATCTTCCCAATCCACCCGTGCCACTCAGCGTAGTATGCGAACTTTGATCGAAAAACGCAAAAAACGCATCCGATGTGTCGCCCAAACGATGGATCGATACGGTCTTCTCAGCTACGATCGGGCGATGCAGGTCAATTCCCCACAAAACAATCCCATCAAAAACCGTTGGCAACTGCGGGCCGTGGATGCATGGGAACGCGCTCTCAGTCCAGAGGAGTTGTTCGCGATTCTCGCCCACATGGCCAAACATAGAGGTTACAAATCCATCGCGACCGAAGATCTGATCTACGAACTGGAGCTGGAGCTGGGCCTTGTCGAGCCGGAAAATGAATCTGGAAAATCGACGGATGAACGGCGACAGGTCTATAATGCCATTCGCCATCTCGAAGAGCTTCGCAAACGCTATGGCGGAGAGACCATCGCACAGACGATTCATCGGGCTGTAGAGGGAGGCGATCTGCACTCCTATAGAAACCATGACGACTATGAAAAGATGATTCGGCGCGAAGAGATCGAAGAAGAGATCGAAAAGATCGTCCTCCGACAATCCGAACTGGGGGCTATCGAACTATCTGGCGAACGCATCTCCGAGCTTATCGACGACCTCAAAGCCTGCATCACCGATCAGGAGATGCCTACCATAGATGAGTCACTTTTCGGCAAATGCACCTTTTACAAAGAGGAGACGGCAGCTCCAAAATACAGCTATCTCTATGACCTCTACCGACTCTACAAAAAACTGGCGGATCTGCATATAGATGGCTACGATGTCACTCAACAGGATCGGGAGCGGATCATCAAATGGGTGGAAGAGAAGATCGCTTCGGGAAAGAATCTCAAAAAGATCACCTACAAGGATCTACGTAAAATCCTGGGCCTTTCACCGGATCAGAAGATCTTCGGCCAGGATGATGAACGCATTGTCAAAAGTAAAAAAGAACCCCGTACTTTCGTCCCCTTTTTCTTTCTCGCCGATATTTCCAAATTCAAAGAGCTCTTTGCCCGAATCCAGAAACAAACTGAAGCACAGGAGATCTTTCGTCAGATTGCCGAGATCCTCCAGCGTTCCAAAACACCGCAGGAGGCCCTGGATAGGCTTCGGGCGTTGATGGCAGCTCACGGAATCGATGCGAAGGACCGGGAACTTCTCGAACTCTTCAAAAATAAAAAATCTGGCACACTTGAACTCTCCCACCGCTATATTTGTGAAGCGCTGCCCCTCTTTCTCGAAGGGTATGACGAAAAGGAGGTACAAAAACTTCTCGGCTTCGCAGAGAGCGAGAATTACGCCCACTATCCCAAATCCCTGCGCCATCTACATCTTCGGGAAGGGAACCTTTTTGAAAAAGAGGGCAACATCATCAACAACCATGCCGTCAAATCCCTCGCCTCATGGGCGCTCGGCCTCATCGCCGATCTAAGCTGGCGCTACGGACCCTTCGATGAGATCATCTTGGAGACCACCCGAGACGCCCTTCCGGAAAAGATACGCAAAGAGATCGAGAAAGCGATGAGAGAGAGGGAAAAAGCTCTCGATGAGATCATCAATCAATACAAAAAAGAGTTCCCCTCCATCGACAAACGCCTGGCGCGAAAGATCCAGCTCTGGGAGCGACAAAAGGGGCTCGATCTCTATACCGGAAAGATGATCAATCTCTCTCAACTCCTGGACGGCAGTGCCGATATCGAGCACATCGTGCCCCGGAGCCTGGGAGGCCTGAGCGCTGACTACAACACCATCATCGCTCTCAAAAGCACCAACGCAGCCAAAGGCAACCGCCTCCCGGGAGATTGGCTCGCCGGAGATTCCGCATATCGCAATCGAGTCGAAATGCTTTTCAATGAAGGTAGAATCGACTGGAAGAAGCGCAAAAACCTTCTCGCGGAGTCTCTCGACGAGATCTATACCGAGAACACCCACAGCAAAGGCATTCGTGCCACCAGCTATCTCGAAGCGCTGGTCGCCCAGGTCCTCAAGCGTTACTATCCCTTCCCTGATCCCGATCTCAGGAGCAATGGCATAGGGGTCCGCATGATCCCCGGCAAAGTCACCAGCAAGACCCGCTCCCTTCTCGGGGTCAAATCCAAAAGCCGTGAGACCAACTTCCACCACGCCGAAGATGCCCTGATCCTCTCGACACTCACCCGCGGCTGGCAAAACCGCCTCCATAGGATGCTCCGTGAAAATTATGGCAAAAGCGAAGCTGAGCTCAAGGAGGTCTGGAAAAAACATACTCCCCATATCGCGGGGCTCACACTGGCAGACTATATCGGCGAGGCTTACAACCGTTTCAGGTCAAAAGGTCCAGAGAGCCTTTTTTACCGGGATATGTTCGGAGATGTGCGTAGTGTCTCCTACTGGGTGAACAAAAAGCCTCTTTCCGCTTCATCCCACAAGGAGACCGTCTATTCAGCCCGCCACGAAGTCCCCACACTCCGCAAAAATATCCTCGAATCCTTCGAGGGGCTCAATGTCGTCAAAGATCGCCACAAACTCTCAGCAGAGGAGTTTATGAAACGTTACGACAAAGAGATCAGCCAAAAGCTCTGGCTCCACCACATTGGTAACACCAACGACGAGAGCTACCGCGCCGTGGAGGCCCGCGCCGCTCAGATCGCCCAGACCCTCACCCGCTATCAGCTTATGGATGCCCAGAACGACAAGACAATCGACGAGGAGTTCCAGCAAACGCTCAAAGATCTGATCGCTTCTCCCATCGAAGTGGGTGGCAAGCATCTACGAAAGATGCGCTTCGTCTATGATAAGCTCAATGCGATGGAGATCGACCGGGGGCTGGTGGAGACCGATAAAAACATGCTAGGTATTCACATCTCCAAAGGCCCCAAAGATAAACTCCACATCCGCCGAATGGATGTCAACAATGCCCGTGAACTCCAAAAAGAGAGATCGGGCCTGCTATGCTACCTTAATGAGATGCTGTTTATTTTCAATACAAAGGGGCTAGTCCATTATGGTTGTTTGAGGAGCTTTCTAATCTCAAATACTGGAGCCAAATATATTGCACTGTTCAATCCTCGTTTTCCGGCCAATCCGAAAACTCAACCCCCCAAATACAGCACAGGAAGTCAAATAAAACAGGTCAGCATCGGCAGTGCCACCGGGATCATCAAAGCCCACCTCGATCTCGACGGGCATGTCAAGAGCTACGAAGTCTTCGGCACATTGCCTGACGGCGCCGTAGATTGGTTCAAAGAGGAGTCGGGCTATGGCCGCCTGGAAGACAATCCGCATCACTAA
- a CDS encoding IS481 family transposase, which translates to MKQHYHRNARTNSHVRQSIQKSGASNQALARRFGISVQTVSKWRHRQETEDRSSRPHTIHYALSGLERELVRLVRTSTWMPLDDLVEALQSVMPHASRSTVSRTLRALKISQVPQEERAKAKKFKEYVPGFVHMDVTYLPKIDGVKYYLFVAIDRATRLLYYKVYRSKSAASALDFLKECEHFFPFTITHILTDNGMEFTDRFSQGRKDPTGNHRFDKLCRAFNIDHRLTKPFCPQTNGMVERANGLIKERTIKIQNYENLQQMIVDLDKFLLYYLFSRRHGGLRKELKVKTPFEALHYWYNLEPELFRKSPEMFEADTLLWLEQRGGT; encoded by the coding sequence ATGAAACAGCACTACCATCGCAATGCGAGGACCAACTCGCATGTGCGCCAAAGTATACAGAAATCCGGAGCGAGCAATCAAGCGTTGGCTCGACGCTTCGGTATCAGTGTCCAGACCGTCAGTAAGTGGCGTCATCGCCAGGAGACGGAAGATCGCAGTAGCCGGCCCCATACGATTCATTATGCATTGAGTGGTTTGGAGCGGGAGCTTGTGCGCCTTGTGCGGACCAGTACCTGGATGCCGCTGGACGATCTGGTAGAGGCCCTGCAGAGTGTCATGCCCCATGCCAGCCGCTCCACGGTTTCTCGGACCCTGAGAGCCTTGAAGATCAGCCAGGTTCCCCAGGAAGAACGTGCCAAAGCAAAAAAGTTCAAAGAGTATGTTCCGGGCTTCGTGCATATGGATGTGACCTATCTTCCCAAGATCGATGGCGTCAAATACTATCTCTTCGTAGCCATCGACCGGGCGACACGGTTGCTCTATTACAAAGTCTATCGAAGCAAAAGTGCCGCCAGCGCCCTCGATTTTCTCAAAGAGTGTGAACACTTCTTTCCATTTACCATCACCCATATTCTGACCGATAACGGAATGGAGTTTACGGATCGCTTCAGCCAGGGACGCAAGGACCCCACCGGCAATCATCGTTTCGACAAGCTCTGCAGGGCATTCAACATCGACCATCGCCTCACGAAACCCTTTTGCCCGCAAACCAACGGGATGGTCGAACGGGCCAACGGGCTCATTAAGGAGCGAACCATCAAAATACAGAACTATGAGAATCTGCAGCAGATGATTGTCGATTTGGACAAGTTCCTGCTCTATTATCTCTTCAGCAGACGCCATGGAGGTCTCAGAAAAGAACTGAAAGTCAAAACACCCTTTGAAGCACTACACTATTGGTATAATCTGGAACCTGAACTATTCAGAAAATCCCCTGAGATGTTCGAAGCCGACACATTGCTCTGGCTTGAACAACGTGGTGGAACTTGA